One Deltaproteobacteria bacterium DNA window includes the following coding sequences:
- the corA gene encoding magnesium/cobalt transporter CorA has translation MRIAGTANLFSARRPPPGAHPGVFVLPEGAPPTRIRAVIWDAERLEEREIHGPEELRAAVDSPGLTWIEVVGLGDGSVLGWIRDVLGVHPLAVADIANVPQRPKFDDYGERDLVIAQHVRILEDEGVEMTQVSVVASPHWVVSVLEEPCDHLFEPLHERLRAHAPIRRMGADYLAYAIVDAVIDGYFPVLESLGELLETLEEDILARPGRDTLVRLHAVRRVLMTLHRTMWRQRDALSQILRGDGTPFGEGVRVYFRDAHDHSLQVLDAIESYRELTVGLMDVYLSSVSNRLGEVMKTLTIMASIFIPLTFIVGVYGMNFDWMPELRWRWGYPVVWIVMITVGLALLGWFRHRGWLGDPTGGDDEDDP, from the coding sequence ATGAGGATCGCCGGCACCGCGAACCTGTTCTCGGCGCGGCGGCCGCCGCCCGGCGCGCACCCCGGCGTCTTCGTGCTGCCCGAGGGGGCCCCCCCGACCCGGATCCGCGCCGTGATCTGGGACGCCGAACGGCTCGAAGAGCGCGAGATCCACGGGCCCGAGGAGCTGCGGGCGGCGGTCGACAGCCCCGGCCTCACCTGGATCGAGGTGGTCGGCCTCGGTGACGGCAGCGTGCTCGGCTGGATCCGCGACGTGCTCGGGGTGCACCCGCTGGCGGTTGCCGACATCGCCAACGTGCCGCAGCGCCCGAAGTTCGACGACTACGGCGAGCGCGACCTCGTGATCGCCCAGCACGTGCGGATCCTCGAGGACGAGGGCGTCGAGATGACCCAGGTCTCGGTGGTGGCGAGCCCACACTGGGTGGTGAGCGTGCTCGAGGAGCCCTGCGACCACCTGTTCGAGCCGCTGCACGAGCGGCTGCGCGCGCACGCCCCGATCCGCCGCATGGGTGCCGACTACCTGGCCTACGCGATCGTCGACGCGGTGATCGACGGCTACTTCCCGGTGCTCGAGTCGCTGGGAGAGCTCCTGGAGACGCTCGAGGAGGACATCCTGGCGCGCCCCGGGCGCGACACGCTGGTGCGCCTGCACGCGGTGCGCCGGGTGCTGATGACGCTGCACCGTACGATGTGGCGCCAGCGCGACGCCCTGAGCCAGATCCTGCGCGGCGACGGCACGCCCTTCGGCGAGGGCGTGCGCGTCTACTTCCGCGACGCCCACGACCACTCGCTCCAGGTCCTCGACGCGATCGAGAGCTACCGCGAGCTGACCGTCGGATTGATGGACGTCTACCTGTCGAGCGTGAGCAACCGGCTGGGCGAGGTGATGAAGACGCTCACCATCATGGCCTCGATCTTCATCCCGCTCACCTTCATCGTCGGGGTCTACGGGATGAACTTCGACTGGATGCCGGAGCTGCGCTGGAGGTGGGGCTACCCGGTGGTGTGGATCGTGATGATCACCGTGGGCCTGGCCCTCCTCGGCTGGTTCCGGCACCGGGGCTGGCTCGGCGACCCCACGGGCGGCGACGACGAGGACGATCCCTGA
- a CDS encoding alpha-L-glutamate ligase-like protein — translation MNPLRVWRALRRQGVLGINGRNADYTLRWNPRRCYPNVDDKLRTKELCRQAGIPTPQLLAVARHHFELRKLGPELARLFDFVLKPAHGAMGNGILVVRGREGERFLAAGGRSVALGDLLYHAAGIISGLYAIGGQPDAAMVEERLVVHPELAAIATDGVPDVRVVVYRGVPAMAMTRLPTSRSGGRANIHQGAVAAGIDLVSGRTTHAIQQSRPIATHPDSGEPLLGREIPGFKDLLSIAVRAADVTGLGYVGADLVVDARRGPVLLEMNARPGLMVQLANRGGLLPRLRAVDRSWQPDLGVDERLALGVRIAGALVDLRDAA, via the coding sequence ATGAATCCGCTCCGGGTCTGGCGCGCCCTGCGCCGCCAGGGCGTGCTCGGTATCAACGGCCGCAACGCGGACTACACGCTGCGCTGGAACCCGCGCCGCTGCTACCCGAACGTCGACGACAAGCTCCGCACCAAGGAGCTGTGCCGGCAGGCCGGCATCCCGACGCCGCAGCTCCTGGCCGTGGCGCGCCATCACTTCGAGCTGCGCAAGCTCGGCCCGGAGCTGGCGCGGCTCTTCGACTTCGTGCTGAAGCCGGCCCACGGCGCGATGGGCAACGGCATCCTGGTGGTCCGCGGGCGCGAGGGCGAGCGCTTCCTCGCCGCCGGAGGCCGTAGCGTCGCGCTCGGAGATCTGCTCTACCACGCCGCCGGGATCATCTCCGGTCTCTACGCAATCGGCGGCCAGCCCGACGCCGCGATGGTGGAGGAGCGCCTCGTCGTCCACCCCGAGCTGGCCGCGATCGCCACCGACGGCGTGCCCGACGTCCGCGTCGTCGTCTACCGCGGCGTGCCGGCGATGGCGATGACGCGGCTGCCGACGAGCCGTTCCGGCGGGCGCGCCAACATCCACCAGGGCGCCGTCGCCGCGGGCATCGACCTCGTCTCCGGGCGCACCACCCACGCGATCCAGCAGAGCCGTCCGATCGCGACGCATCCCGACAGCGGCGAGCCGCTGCTCGGGCGCGAGATCCCCGGTTTCAAGGACCTGCTCTCGATCGCGGTGCGCGCGGCCGACGTGACCGGGCTCGGCTACGTCGGCGCCGACCTGGTCGTGGACGCACGGCGCGGCCCCGTGCTGCTCGAGATGAACGCGCGCCCGGGTCTGATGGTGCAGCTCGCCAACCGCGGCGGGCTCCTGCCTCGGCTGCGCGCGGTGGACCGCTCCTGGCAGCCGGACCTGGGCGTCGACGAGCGGCTGGCGCTCGGCGTGCGGATCGCGGGCGCGCTCGTGGACCTGCGGGACGCCGCATGA
- a CDS encoding MFS transporter, which translates to MSQPRDRRAMLGDGVAFSVMVGMGESYLAAFVLAAGLGEVAAGLIATVPMVGGAVLQLVSPYAVRRLRSHRRWVVICALLQAVSFLPLAVQAWRGEASLALVYLAAAAYWGFGFATGPAWNTWVGTLIPAAERARFFARRSRWCQAAVLTALLGAGTLLEWGDAGGERLGLFGALFAAAGLARLVSAGFLASQSEPVPLPEDHRHVSFLDFGRRFRPGAAGNDARLLAYLLAMQVGVNVAAPFFTPYMLEHLALSWASFTGLVGAVFASRIVALPLLGRLAHRRGARRLLWAGALGIVPLPVLWLASDAVPALLAIQIAAGIAWGAVELAILLSFFEHIHASERTGVLTIYNLANALAIAGGAALGSLVFAAMGGGRAGYALLFALSTAGRAGALLLLAGVRDVAVPEAPLELRTVAVRPNAGALQGPILPTAQADEEA; encoded by the coding sequence GTGTCCCAGCCCCGCGATCGCCGCGCGATGCTCGGCGACGGCGTCGCCTTCAGCGTGATGGTCGGGATGGGCGAGTCGTATCTCGCCGCCTTCGTGCTCGCAGCGGGGCTCGGCGAGGTGGCCGCCGGCCTGATCGCGACCGTGCCGATGGTGGGCGGCGCGGTGCTCCAGCTCGTGTCGCCCTACGCGGTGCGCCGGCTGCGCTCGCACCGGCGCTGGGTGGTGATCTGCGCGCTGCTCCAGGCGGTGAGCTTCCTCCCGCTCGCCGTCCAGGCCTGGCGCGGCGAGGCCTCGCTGGCGCTCGTCTACCTGGCCGCGGCGGCCTACTGGGGCTTCGGCTTCGCGACCGGGCCGGCCTGGAACACCTGGGTGGGCACGCTGATCCCGGCTGCGGAGCGCGCGCGCTTCTTCGCGCGGCGCTCGCGCTGGTGCCAGGCGGCGGTGCTCACCGCCCTGCTCGGGGCCGGCACGCTCCTCGAGTGGGGCGACGCGGGCGGCGAGCGTCTCGGGCTCTTCGGGGCGCTGTTCGCGGCGGCCGGCCTCGCGCGGCTCGTGTCGGCGGGCTTCCTGGCCAGCCAGAGCGAGCCGGTGCCGCTGCCCGAGGACCACCGCCACGTCTCCTTCCTGGACTTCGGCCGGCGCTTCCGTCCCGGCGCGGCCGGCAACGACGCGCGGTTGCTCGCCTACCTGCTCGCGATGCAGGTCGGCGTGAACGTGGCGGCGCCGTTCTTCACCCCCTACATGCTGGAGCACCTGGCGCTCTCGTGGGCCTCGTTCACGGGACTCGTCGGGGCGGTCTTCGCCTCGCGCATCGTCGCGCTGCCGCTGCTCGGGCGGCTCGCGCACCGCCGCGGCGCGCGCCGGCTCCTGTGGGCGGGCGCGCTCGGGATCGTCCCGCTCCCGGTCCTGTGGCTCGCGAGCGATGCGGTTCCCGCCCTGCTGGCGATCCAGATCGCCGCCGGCATCGCGTGGGGCGCCGTCGAGCTCGCCATCCTGCTCTCCTTCTTCGAACACATCCATGCGTCGGAACGCACCGGCGTGCTCACGATCTACAACCTCGCCAACGCGCTCGCGATCGCCGGGGGCGCGGCGCTCGGCAGCCTGGTCTTCGCCGCCATGGGCGGCGGCCGGGCGGGCTACGCGCTGCTCTTCGCGCTCTCCACCGCCGGGCGCGCGGGCGCGCTGCTGCTGCTCGCCGGCGTGCGCGACGTCGCGGTGCCCGAGGCGCCGCTCGAGCTGCGCACGGTGGCCGTGCGCCCGAACGCCGGCGCCTTGCAGGGGCCGATCCTGCCCACCGCGCAGGCGGACGAAGAGGCCTAG
- a CDS encoding UUP1 family membrane protein, whose protein sequence is MNRVAAATGLVLVALGLGIFAWKVFGYGLPVVPGDPEGLWRVELAITVRGGGARGSVRAPLPSSGSGQEVYDERSVGDRLSFSIRPEGKNRIAVWRGEIGGIHDIAYGYRVRLTPLQQGLSEEVLTPAPREVVQRFGRPSAAFPSDAPEITEVLDSLGLPPADDVPGRLRSIYAWIAHEILTLEGGSDDALITLANRGGSERGKVALMVSLLRAIGVPARPVLGLELGAGAPDETVWAEAWAGGWVPLSPTGAFFASHPGNLLVLRTGSLSGVESTGAQALSYRYHALREHLGADELATLMVPPSPVFAALSLYRLPVATQGALRALLLFPLGALVLALLRNLVGLQTFGTFMPVLVAFALRQVDLGVGLALVAGVLGLGVFGRLVLDRLRLLLVPRLSILLCLVVLGVTGFALIGSSFERRDFLAGVLFPIVILTMLCERFSIAIAEEGMRNALARMGYSLLVVAAVYPIMRDPRAEHLMFSFPELTLVVMGLLVWIGGYTGYRLMDLVRFRSFASPAEGAA, encoded by the coding sequence ATGAACCGCGTCGCAGCCGCCACGGGCCTCGTCCTCGTCGCGCTCGGCCTCGGGATCTTCGCGTGGAAGGTCTTCGGCTACGGCCTGCCCGTCGTCCCTGGCGACCCGGAAGGCCTGTGGCGGGTGGAGCTCGCGATCACCGTGCGCGGAGGCGGCGCCCGCGGGAGCGTGCGTGCCCCCCTGCCCTCGAGCGGGTCGGGCCAGGAGGTCTACGACGAGCGCTCGGTCGGCGACCGGCTGAGCTTCTCGATCCGGCCCGAGGGGAAGAACCGCATCGCGGTCTGGCGCGGCGAGATCGGCGGCATCCACGACATCGCCTACGGCTATCGCGTGCGGCTCACGCCCCTGCAGCAGGGGCTCTCCGAGGAGGTGCTCACCCCGGCGCCGCGCGAGGTCGTGCAGCGCTTCGGGAGGCCGAGCGCCGCCTTTCCCTCCGACGCGCCGGAGATCACCGAGGTGCTGGACTCGCTGGGCCTGCCCCCCGCCGACGACGTGCCGGGGCGCCTGCGCTCGATCTACGCCTGGATCGCGCACGAGATCCTCACGCTCGAGGGCGGTAGCGACGATGCCCTGATCACGCTCGCGAACCGCGGGGGGAGCGAGCGAGGCAAGGTGGCGCTCATGGTCTCGCTGCTGCGTGCGATCGGCGTACCCGCGCGGCCGGTGCTCGGGCTCGAGCTCGGCGCGGGCGCGCCGGACGAGACCGTGTGGGCGGAGGCGTGGGCCGGCGGCTGGGTGCCACTCTCGCCGACCGGCGCCTTCTTCGCCTCCCATCCCGGCAACCTGCTGGTGCTGCGAACGGGCTCGCTCTCGGGCGTCGAGTCCACCGGCGCGCAGGCGCTCAGCTACCGCTATCACGCGCTGCGCGAGCATCTGGGCGCCGACGAGCTGGCCACCCTGATGGTCCCGCCGAGTCCGGTCTTCGCGGCGCTCTCGCTCTACCGGCTTCCGGTCGCGACCCAGGGCGCCCTGCGCGCGCTGCTCCTGTTCCCGCTCGGCGCGCTCGTGCTGGCGCTGCTCCGCAACCTCGTGGGCCTCCAGACCTTCGGGACCTTCATGCCGGTGCTGGTCGCCTTCGCGCTGCGCCAGGTGGACCTGGGGGTCGGGCTCGCACTGGTGGCGGGCGTGCTCGGCCTCGGCGTCTTCGGCCGCCTCGTGCTCGACCGCCTGCGCCTGCTGCTGGTGCCGCGGCTCTCGATCCTGCTCTGCCTGGTGGTGCTCGGGGTCACGGGCTTCGCGCTGATCGGCAGCAGCTTCGAGCGCCGCGACTTCCTGGCCGGCGTGCTGTTCCCGATCGTGATCCTGACCATGCTCTGCGAGCGCTTCTCGATCGCGATCGCCGAGGAGGGCATGCGCAACGCGCTGGCGCGCATGGGCTACTCGCTGCTGGTCGTGGCGGCCGTGTACCCGATCATGCGCGACCCGCGTGCCGAGCACCTGATGTTCTCGTTCCCCGAGCTGACCCTGGTCGTGATGGGCCTGCTGGTCTGGATCGGCGGCTACACCGGCTACCGGCTGATGGACCTGGTGCGCTTCCGGTCCTTCGCGAGTCCGGCCGAGGGGGCCGCATGA
- a CDS encoding TerC/Alx family metal homeostasis membrane protein produces the protein MSPLDLVPWLFFLALIGVVLAFDLGVFKREAHAITFGEALTRSVIYISLGLAFNLLVYFLYEHNLFGVGHHVGHPLDGGTAALQFFTGFLLEYSLSLDNVFVIAIIFNYFQIPLAYQHRVLFWGVLGALIMRGIMIALGAALISRFDWIIYVFGGILILTALRMLFSGHENVEPEKSPVVRLARRLYPVTPTLHGEHFFVDWNGRRAATPLFLVLLVVESTDVIFAVDSIPAIFAVTRDPFLVFSSNVFAILGLRSLYFAIAPLMDKFRYLKLSLVFVLAFVGVKMILSHHEPIPTRISLSVIIGILAVGVLASALALAREAGPLRLPGADLDAITRSTLTAARKLIVLVLGATVLVIGAAMVVLPGPALVVIPAGLAILASEFVWARRLLQRLRNEVRSLVGAGKGRGDGSA, from the coding sequence ATGTCGCCGCTGGACCTCGTCCCCTGGCTGTTCTTCCTCGCCCTGATCGGCGTGGTGCTCGCCTTCGACCTCGGCGTGTTCAAGCGCGAGGCGCACGCGATCACCTTCGGCGAGGCCCTGACGCGCAGCGTGATCTACATCTCGCTCGGCCTCGCCTTCAACCTGCTCGTCTACTTCCTGTACGAGCACAACCTGTTCGGTGTCGGCCACCACGTCGGACACCCGCTCGACGGCGGTACCGCGGCGCTCCAGTTCTTCACGGGCTTCCTGCTCGAGTACAGCCTCTCGCTCGACAACGTCTTCGTGATCGCGATCATCTTCAACTACTTCCAGATTCCGCTGGCCTACCAGCACCGGGTGCTGTTCTGGGGGGTCCTGGGCGCGCTGATCATGCGCGGCATCATGATCGCACTCGGTGCCGCCCTGATCTCGCGCTTCGACTGGATCATCTACGTCTTCGGCGGGATCCTGATCCTGACCGCGCTGCGCATGCTCTTCTCCGGCCACGAGAACGTCGAGCCCGAGAAGAGCCCGGTGGTACGGCTGGCCCGGCGTCTCTACCCGGTGACCCCCACGCTCCACGGGGAGCACTTCTTCGTGGACTGGAACGGGCGCCGTGCAGCCACCCCGCTGTTCCTGGTGTTGCTGGTCGTGGAGAGCACGGACGTGATCTTCGCGGTCGACTCGATCCCGGCGATCTTCGCCGTCACCCGCGATCCCTTCCTGGTCTTCAGCTCGAACGTCTTCGCGATCCTGGGCCTGCGCAGCCTCTACTTCGCCATCGCGCCGCTGATGGACAAGTTCCGCTACCTGAAGCTCTCGCTGGTGTTCGTGCTGGCCTTCGTCGGCGTGAAGATGATCCTCTCCCACCACGAGCCGATCCCGACCCGGATCTCGCTGTCGGTGATCATCGGGATCCTCGCGGTGGGCGTGCTGGCGAGCGCGCTGGCCCTGGCCCGCGAGGCGGGGCCGCTGCGCCTGCCGGGGGCCGACCTCGACGCCATCACGCGCTCGACCCTGACCGCCGCCCGCAAGCTGATCGTGCTGGTGCTCGGCGCCACGGTGCTCGTGATCGGCGCCGCGATGGTGGTGCTCCCGGGGCCGGCGCTGGTCGTGATCCCGGCCGGCCTCGCGATCCTCGCCAGCGAGTTCGTCTGGGCCCGCCGGCTCCTGCAACGGCTGCGCAACGAGGTGCGTAGCCTGGTGGGCGCCGGGAAGGGTCGGGGTGACGGCTCCGCCTAG
- a CDS encoding mechanosensitive ion channel produces MAWQLPRLLPGLLSSLLASLLTSLAGPGLLAAGAVIGVCAGPAAAQLPLPKTLVTAEPPATPPAPGQPAAADQAPDPATIEARRREVSAEREALAARIAAAGGEAGAEPGLTERVMLLERLERSYGRQLDALRRLATQGEVLATLDRQLANGPGAEVGSEPPFPIDLLDRLLDSDDQKAERTAALGAAVAAAEESVEDAKRTLEKREAERRAAKEAAGSGADDPARAEAERVLRRTELASEIARQRVLAEELALATARQEVEIERKNGLALAARIAFVEERLALGEDELTKELAGIEQQELRLREEQPAAAQAVRSAERRLDAVQKRADAEPQPGPALLAELDARRIGLVVAKRHEARLADELERLAELRRLWQERWRVLSGGAARDELRTWARELPGLEADHERDRRLVEARIADVERERTALAARAAAPAEGAPGEEQRWLAEQARELDQVLAEAREQLAGLAENERLTRRLGRALGLREQRATLADRAADAYEAVASVWSKELVAVEDNPITIGKVTTAILLFGLGIVVSRLLSRGFAALVRRRSALDEGAVDAIRSLAFYALVALFFLVALDSVNIPLTAFTVAGGAIAIGIAFGSQAVVNNFVSGLILMIERPIKVGDMVVYADNTGRVERIGPRSTRIRTIDNVYLIVPNSKLLDNNVVNWTLSDGVVRTRVTVGVTYGTPTRDVEKLLLELMAAQPEILAHPRPAVVFDDFAADSLRFHAEFFVKLSPLLDDRAVRSRLRHAIDETFRRRGIVIAYPVRDLAAHVPGHSPPQGHA; encoded by the coding sequence ATGGCCTGGCAGCTCCCCCGCCTGCTCCCCGGCCTGCTCTCCAGCCTGCTCGCCAGCCTGCTCACCAGCCTGGCCGGGCCGGGCCTGCTCGCCGCGGGCGCCGTGATCGGGGTGTGCGCCGGGCCCGCGGCGGCGCAGCTCCCGCTCCCGAAGACGCTCGTCACGGCCGAGCCGCCGGCGACACCGCCGGCGCCAGGGCAGCCCGCGGCAGCGGACCAGGCGCCCGATCCGGCCACGATCGAGGCGCGCCGCCGCGAGGTCAGCGCCGAGCGGGAGGCGCTCGCGGCCCGGATCGCCGCGGCGGGCGGCGAGGCCGGCGCGGAGCCCGGCCTCACCGAGCGGGTGATGCTCCTCGAGCGGCTCGAGCGCAGCTACGGGCGCCAGCTCGACGCGCTGCGCCGCCTCGCCACCCAGGGCGAGGTGCTGGCCACGCTCGACCGCCAGCTCGCGAACGGGCCCGGGGCGGAGGTCGGCTCCGAGCCGCCCTTCCCGATCGACCTGCTCGACCGGCTCCTCGACTCCGACGACCAGAAGGCCGAGCGCACGGCGGCGCTCGGAGCGGCGGTGGCCGCCGCGGAGGAGAGCGTCGAGGACGCGAAGCGCACGCTCGAGAAGCGCGAGGCGGAGCGCCGCGCCGCGAAGGAGGCCGCCGGCAGCGGCGCCGACGACCCGGCCCGCGCCGAGGCCGAGCGCGTGCTGCGCCGGACCGAGCTGGCCAGCGAGATCGCCCGCCAGCGCGTGCTGGCCGAGGAGCTCGCGCTCGCGACCGCGCGCCAGGAGGTCGAGATCGAGCGCAAGAACGGGCTGGCGCTGGCTGCCCGGATCGCGTTCGTGGAGGAGCGGCTCGCGCTCGGCGAGGACGAGCTCACCAAGGAGCTCGCGGGGATCGAGCAGCAGGAGCTCCGGCTGCGCGAGGAGCAGCCGGCGGCCGCGCAGGCGGTGCGCTCGGCCGAGCGGCGGCTCGACGCGGTGCAGAAGCGCGCCGACGCCGAGCCGCAGCCGGGCCCCGCGCTGCTCGCCGAGCTCGACGCGCGCCGGATCGGACTCGTGGTGGCCAAGCGCCACGAGGCGCGGCTCGCGGACGAGCTCGAACGGCTCGCCGAGCTGCGCCGGCTGTGGCAGGAGCGCTGGCGCGTGCTCTCGGGCGGGGCGGCGCGCGACGAGCTCCGCACCTGGGCGCGCGAGCTGCCGGGCCTGGAGGCGGACCACGAGCGCGACCGGCGCCTCGTCGAAGCCCGGATCGCGGACGTCGAGCGCGAGCGGACCGCGCTGGCGGCCCGCGCCGCCGCGCCGGCCGAGGGGGCCCCCGGCGAGGAGCAGCGCTGGCTCGCCGAGCAGGCGCGCGAGCTCGACCAGGTGCTCGCGGAGGCACGCGAGCAGCTCGCGGGGCTCGCCGAGAACGAGCGCCTGACCCGGCGCCTGGGCCGCGCGCTCGGCCTGCGCGAGCAGCGTGCCACGCTCGCCGACCGCGCCGCGGACGCCTACGAGGCGGTCGCCTCGGTCTGGTCGAAGGAGCTCGTGGCCGTCGAGGACAACCCGATCACGATCGGCAAGGTGACGACCGCGATCCTGCTCTTCGGGCTCGGGATCGTGGTGTCGCGGCTGCTCTCGCGCGGCTTCGCCGCGCTGGTGCGCCGGCGCAGCGCCCTCGACGAAGGAGCCGTCGACGCCATCCGCAGCCTCGCCTTCTACGCGCTGGTCGCGCTCTTCTTCCTGGTCGCGCTCGACAGCGTGAACATCCCGCTCACCGCCTTCACGGTCGCCGGCGGGGCGATCGCGATCGGCATCGCCTTCGGCAGCCAGGCCGTGGTGAACAACTTCGTGAGCGGCCTGATCCTGATGATCGAACGGCCGATCAAGGTCGGCGACATGGTGGTCTACGCCGACAACACCGGGCGCGTGGAGCGGATCGGCCCGCGCAGCACGCGGATCCGGACCATCGACAACGTCTACCTGATCGTCCCCAACAGCAAGCTGCTCGACAACAACGTCGTGAACTGGACGCTGTCGGACGGCGTGGTCCGCACGCGGGTCACGGTCGGCGTCACCTACGGGACGCCGACGCGCGACGTCGAGAAGCTGCTGCTCGAGTTGATGGCGGCGCAGCCGGAGATCCTCGCGCACCCGCGCCCGGCCGTGGTCTTCGACGACTTCGCCGCCGACTCGCTGCGCTTCCATGCCGAGTTCTTCGTCAAGCTCTCGCCGCTGCTCGACGACCGCGCGGTGCGCAGCCGCCTGCGCCACGCGATCGACGAGACCTTCCGCCGGCGCGGGATCGTGATCGCCTACCCGGTGCGCGACCTCGCTGCCCACGTGCCCGGCCACTCCCCTCCGCAGGGGCACGCATGA
- a CDS encoding DnaJ domain-containing protein: MDEQDLYATLGVDRKAGEDEIRKAYRRLARRYHPDVNPNDQTAEERFKEISFAYDVLSDPEKRARYDEFGVQGLQPGFDPEQARAYKRWSEGARRSPSHEAFGAEEVDLDELLGRLGGLGGLGGARRGWRSVPRQGRDVHAEVAVDFLDAVLGREVRLEVPGRGTLRVRIPAGAAEGARVRLAGQGEPGAEGAPPGDLYLTLRVRPHPFFRREGDDLALDLPVTLPELVLGASVEVPTPDGVATVKVPPHARPGQRLRLRGKGAGRRGGAERGDLYLHLVVDLPEGRGAELEEIAKGMEPLYAGRDPRAALKGGPR; encoded by the coding sequence ATGGACGAACAGGACCTGTACGCGACGCTCGGCGTCGATCGCAAGGCGGGCGAGGACGAGATCCGCAAGGCCTATCGCCGGCTCGCCCGGCGGTACCATCCCGACGTCAACCCCAACGACCAGACGGCCGAGGAGCGCTTCAAGGAGATCTCCTTCGCCTACGACGTCCTCTCCGACCCCGAGAAGCGCGCCCGCTACGACGAGTTCGGCGTGCAGGGGCTGCAGCCCGGCTTCGACCCCGAGCAGGCGCGCGCGTACAAGCGCTGGTCCGAGGGCGCGCGCCGCTCGCCCTCGCACGAGGCCTTCGGCGCCGAGGAGGTCGATCTCGACGAGCTGCTGGGCCGGCTCGGCGGCCTCGGGGGGCTCGGCGGTGCGCGGCGCGGGTGGCGGAGCGTTCCGCGCCAGGGCCGCGACGTCCACGCCGAGGTCGCCGTCGACTTCCTCGACGCCGTGCTCGGCCGGGAGGTGCGGCTCGAGGTGCCGGGCCGCGGCACCCTGCGCGTGCGGATCCCGGCCGGCGCGGCGGAGGGCGCCCGCGTGCGCCTCGCCGGCCAGGGCGAGCCCGGCGCCGAGGGGGCCCCGCCGGGCGATCTGTACCTGACCCTGCGCGTGCGTCCCCACCCCTTCTTCCGGCGCGAGGGCGACGACCTGGCCCTCGACCTGCCGGTCACGCTGCCGGAGCTGGTGCTCGGGGCGTCGGTCGAGGTTCCGACGCCGGACGGTGTCGCGACGGTGAAGGTCCCGCCGCACGCGCGCCCGGGCCAGCGCCTGCGCCTGCGCGGCAAGGGCGCCGGCCGGCGCGGCGGCGCGGAGCGCGGCGACCTCTATCTGCACCTGGTCGTGGACCTGCCCGAAGGGCGCGGTGCGGAGCTCGAGGAGATCGCGAAGGGCATGGAGCCGCTCTACGCCGGCCGCGACCCGCGGGCGGCCCTCAAGGGAGGCCCGCGATGA
- a CDS encoding glutathione S-transferase family protein: MIRLYTATTPNGRKASIALEEIGVPYEVHWVHLERKEQMEPSFLALNPNHKIPVLEDDGLVVWESGAILLHLAETYGKLLPGDPAGRIHAIQYAFFQTGGIGPNLGRLGAQLRKPQAERSREIMELFGDEVSRLLAVLDRILSDGRGYLAGEYSIGDIMHYPWLQPLLALRAPPLLDHPRVVAWLERIGERPAVQRGMRVPE, from the coding sequence GTGATCCGCCTGTACACCGCCACCACCCCGAACGGCCGCAAGGCCTCGATCGCGCTCGAGGAGATCGGCGTGCCCTACGAGGTGCACTGGGTCCACCTCGAGCGCAAGGAGCAGATGGAGCCCTCGTTCCTGGCGCTCAACCCCAACCACAAGATCCCGGTGCTCGAGGACGACGGGCTCGTCGTCTGGGAGTCGGGGGCGATCCTGCTCCACCTGGCCGAGACCTACGGCAAGCTCCTGCCCGGGGATCCGGCCGGGCGCATCCACGCGATCCAGTACGCCTTCTTCCAGACCGGCGGGATCGGCCCGAACCTGGGCCGGCTCGGCGCGCAGCTCCGCAAGCCCCAGGCCGAGCGCAGCCGCGAGATCATGGAGCTGTTCGGCGACGAGGTGTCGCGGCTGCTGGCCGTGCTCGACCGGATCCTCTCGGACGGCCGCGGGTATCTTGCCGGCGAGTACTCGATCGGCGACATCATGCACTATCCCTGGCTGCAGCCGCTGCTCGCCCTCCGGGCGCCGCCGCTCCTCGACCACCCGCGCGTGGTCGCCTGGCTCGAGCGGATCGGCGAGCGGCCCGCCGTCCAGCGCGGGATGCGCGTCCCGGAGTAG